ACGAGGACGTGCGCGCGGTGCTGAGCGACGCGGAGCGGTTCAGCAACGCCCGGATGGTCAATTTCCAGCTGCCCGGCGTCCAGCGGAGCGAGGAGGAGCTGGCCGCGATCCGCGCGGGCAACCTGCTCGCCTTCGACCCTCCCGAGCACACCCGGCTGCGCCGGACGCTGACGCCGGAGTTCACGCTCCGCCGGATGCGCCGGCTGGAGCCGCGGATCACGCGCATCGTCGAGGACCACCTGGACGCGATGGAAAGCGCCGGGTCCCCGGCCGACCTGGTGTCGTCGTTCGCGCTGCCGGTCCCCTCGCTGGTGATCTGCGAGCTGCTGGGCGTGCCGTACGCCGACCGGGAGGACTTTCAGCGCAGGACCGGCCGGTTGCTCGACGTGTCGGCGCCCATCGAGGAACGCATGGCGGTGCAGGCGGAGTCGCGCGCCTACATGGCCGAGCTGGTCGCCCGCGCCCAGGCCGACCCGGGCGAGGAGCTGCTCGGCACGCTGGTACGCGAGCACGAGGACCTGACGGCGGCCGAGCTCGTCGGCATCGGCGGCCTGCTGCTGCTGGCCGGCCACGAGACCACCGCCAACATGCTCGGGCTGGGCACGCTGGCACTGCTGCGCAACCCCGAGCAGCTGGAGCTGCTCAAGAAGGAGCCCGAGCGCATCGACG
This region of Streptosporangium sp. NBC_01495 genomic DNA includes:
- a CDS encoding cytochrome P450, with translation MSESPTLPLHMRRAGFDPDPELGALRDGEGVRLTRTPLGVDAWLVTRYEDVRAVLSDAERFSNARMVNFQLPGVQRSEEELAAIRAGNLLAFDPPEHTRLRRTLTPEFTLRRMRRLEPRITRIVEDHLDAMESAGSPADLVSSFALPVPSLVICELLGVPYADREDFQRRTGRLLDVSAPIEERMAVQAESRAYMAELVARAQADPGEELLGTLVREHEDLTAAELVGIGGLLLLAGHETTANMLGLGTLALLRNPEQLELLKKEPERIDAAVEELLRWLSIVHSGTVKTTTTEVELSGRRIGPGELVMCALPAANRDPGFLPDPEALDITRGAPGHVAFGHGVHHCLGAPLARMEMRIAFPALFKRFPELRAIEPDAHFRSFSVVYGLSSLRVAW